Proteins encoded together in one Pseudomonas asiatica window:
- the argB gene encoding acetylglutamate kinase, producing MTLDRDAASHVAEVLSEALPYIRRFVGKTLVIKYGGNAMESEELKTGFARDIVLMKAVGINPVVVHGGGPQIGDLLKRLSIESHFIDGMRVTDSATMDVVEMVLGGQVNKDIVNLINRHGGSAIGLTGKDAELIRARKLTVSRQTPEMTTPEIIDIGHVGEVVSVNTDLLNMLVKGDFIPVIAPIGVGANGESYNINADLVAGKVAEALKAEKLMLLTNIAGLMDKQGEVLTGLTTEQVNELIADGTIYGGMLPKIKCALDAVQGGVNSSHIIDGRVPNAVLLEIFTDSGVGTLITNRKQR from the coding sequence ATGACCCTCGATCGCGATGCCGCTTCCCATGTAGCCGAGGTTTTGTCCGAAGCACTGCCTTACATCCGCCGCTTTGTCGGCAAGACCCTGGTGATCAAGTACGGCGGCAACGCGATGGAGAGCGAGGAGCTCAAGACCGGCTTCGCCCGTGACATCGTGCTGATGAAGGCTGTGGGCATCAACCCGGTGGTGGTCCACGGTGGTGGCCCGCAGATCGGCGACCTGCTCAAGCGCCTGTCGATCGAAAGCCACTTCATCGACGGCATGCGCGTCACCGACTCGGCGACCATGGACGTGGTGGAGATGGTGCTGGGTGGCCAGGTCAACAAGGACATCGTCAACCTGATCAACCGCCACGGCGGCAGCGCCATCGGCCTGACCGGCAAGGACGCGGAGCTGATCCGCGCCCGCAAGCTGACCGTCAGCCGCCAGACGCCCGAGATGACCACCCCGGAAATCATCGACATCGGCCACGTGGGCGAAGTGGTGAGTGTGAACACCGACCTGCTGAACATGCTGGTGAAGGGCGACTTCATCCCGGTGATCGCGCCGATCGGCGTGGGTGCCAACGGTGAGTCGTACAACATCAACGCCGACCTGGTGGCGGGCAAGGTAGCCGAGGCGCTGAAGGCCGAGAAGCTGATGCTGCTGACCAACATCGCCGGCCTGATGGACAAGCAGGGCGAGGTACTGACCGGCCTGACCACCGAGCAGGTCAATGAACTGATCGCCGACGGCACCATCTACGGCGGCATGCTGCCGAAGATCAAGTGCGCGCTGGATGCCGTGCAGGGCGGTGTGAATAGCTCCCACATCATCGACGGCCGCGTGCCGAATGCGGTGCTGCTGGAGATCTTCACCGACAGCGGCGTGGGTACCCTGATTACCAACCGCAAGCAGCGCTGA
- the pyrE gene encoding orotate phosphoribosyltransferase, giving the protein MQPYQRDFIRFAIDRGVLRFGEFTLKSGRTSPYFFNAGLFNTGSALAELGRCYAAAIVDSKIPFDVLFGPAYKGIPLAATTAVALADQHQLDVPWCFNRKEAKDHGEGGSLVGAPLAGDVLIIDDVITAGTAIREVMQIINAQQAKAAGVLIALNREERGNGELSAIQEVERDFGIPVVSIVSLTQVLEFLADDPQLKQHLPAVEAYRAQYGI; this is encoded by the coding sequence ATGCAGCCGTATCAGCGCGACTTCATCCGTTTTGCCATCGATCGCGGGGTACTGCGTTTCGGTGAATTCACCCTGAAATCGGGGCGTACCAGCCCGTATTTCTTCAATGCCGGCCTGTTCAACACCGGTTCCGCCCTGGCCGAACTGGGCCGTTGCTATGCCGCAGCCATCGTCGACAGCAAGATCCCGTTCGATGTGCTGTTCGGCCCGGCCTACAAGGGTATCCCGCTTGCAGCGACAACTGCCGTGGCCCTTGCCGATCAGCATCAGCTCGATGTGCCATGGTGCTTCAACCGCAAGGAAGCCAAGGACCACGGTGAAGGTGGCAGCCTGGTCGGTGCACCGCTGGCCGGTGACGTACTGATCATCGACGACGTGATCACCGCCGGTACCGCCATTCGTGAGGTCATGCAGATCATCAATGCCCAGCAGGCCAAGGCCGCTGGCGTGCTGATCGCGCTGAACCGCGAAGAGCGTGGCAATGGCGAGCTGTCGGCGATCCAGGAAGTGGAACGCGACTTCGGTATTCCGGTGGTCAGCATCGTTTCGCTGACCCAGGTGCTGGAGTTCCTGGCCGATGACCCGCAGCTGAAGCAGCATCTGCCGGCGGTCGAGGCTTACCGGGCGCAGTACGGTATCTGA